A stretch of DNA from Calditrichota bacterium:
GCAAGGGGCATGTCGTAATCGAGAGAGAGCTCCCTTGCAGGCCGTGTGCCATCCATGGCGGCCGCAAGTGCCCCATTGGCACCCACGAGTGCATGACCGGCATCGCCGGCGAAGAAGTTTACCGCGCCGTGCGGAGATGCTGGGAAGAGGCAAACGAAGCCGGCGAGAGCTTCCCGTCAGGAAAGGTGAGTCCATGGGAAGATGCCCCGCCAGAATAGTGCCCGTCGACCCGGAACGACCGGACATGGCGATCGTTAGCCAGGCTGCAGGGCTCATTGCCGCCGGCGGGGTGGTCGCCTATCCCACTGACACCGTGTACGGACTTGCCGCCGACCCGTACAACGAGCAGGCTGTGGAGAAAATCTTTGCCATCAAAGGGAGGGCTGCGGCCAAGGCCCTCACCTTGATCCTGGCGGGTCCAGAGCAGCTGCATGCCCTGGTCGCCGAGATACCAAAGGCAGCGGAAATTCTCACAGAGGCCTTTTGGCCCGGCCCATTGACGATAGTGTTCCCGTTAGCTCCACAGCTGCACCTGCCAGCACTGCGCGGCAGTCGCACCGTGGCCGTACGGGTGCCCGCGAGCGCGCTCTGCCGCTCCTTAGCGCACCTCTGTGGGGGCCCGATAACCGCCACCAGCGCCAACCTCTCGGGGGAACCAGAACCCACTCATGCGGCGCAGGTTGCGGCAGCACTTGGCGAACGACTGGACCTGATTCTCGACGGTGGGCCCTCGCCGCTTGCCGTGCCCTCCACGCTCGTTGACGCAACTGCTCACCCGCCTGTGGTCCTCCGCGAAGGGGCAATACCGGCGGAACGCATCATGGCCGTGCTCGCGGAGGGCAGGCCGTGAACAAGAAGCTGCGCATCCTGTTCGTCTGTTCTGGGAATAGCTGCAGGAGTCCCATGGCCCAGGGCATGCTGCGCGCCAAGCTCCCCCACAATCTTTCCCAGCGGGTGACAGTCAAGTCGGCCGGCACCTTAGGTATCAACGGCCAGCCTGCTACGGCCCTGGCGATTCAGGTGGCCCGAGAGTACGGCGCGGACCTAAGGAACCACCTTTCGCAGGGGCTGAGTGAGGAGCTGACGGAATGGGCGGATCTCATCTTGGTGATGGAGAGAGCCCACCTCGAGTTCATCAAGAAAAACTACCCCGCGGCCGCCGAGAGAACTCACCTGCTCCGCGCGTATGGCCGCATGTCCCCTGTGCTGAACGGCGACGAGGACATCCCGGATCCCATTGGCGGCAGCCTGGCGACCTACCGGGAGTGCGCGCACCTCATTGCCACCGAGCTCGACCGCATTCTTCCCCTGCTCACCGAGCTGGTCGAGGCGCATGAACCCGGAGCAAGCGGAGGAGTCCGGTGAGTAGGACCGCACAAAAGAGGTTCTTGGTGGTTCGGACTGACCGGCTGGGTGACCTCATCCTCTCGTTGCCTGTTCTCTCTGCGCTCAAACAGGCCTATCCAGGGTGCGTCGTCGGGCTGCTGGTTGCGGCGCAGACTGCTCCCCTGGTTGAAGGCCACCCCGACGTCGATATCCTTTTGACGGACGATCCGCACACCGAACACCGCGGGATACGCGGCTGGGCACGACTGGTGGGCCAGTTGCGCATGGGCCGATTCGACACTGCCATCCTGCTCCATCCCACTCTGCGCCTGGCCTTGGCACTGACCGCAGCCCGCATCCCGCAGCGGCTGGGCACTGCCTACCGCGCCTACTCGCTCCTCTTTACGCATCGTGTGCCGGTGCACCGCAAGGGGGTCGCACGGCACGAGCTCGACCTAAACTTCGACCTCCTCTCTCCGATCGCACCGCGACCAGCACAAGTGGCGTTCAACATTCCTGTCACTGAGGAAGCCAGGGCTCATGTGCGACACCTCCTTGCCCCGCTCCGATCCCGGCATGCAGGCAAGTTGGTGGTGATTCACCCGGGCAGTGGTGGCTCGGCGCGCGATTGGCCTCTGGAGCATTTTGCCCGCTTGGCAGATGAGCTGACCAGGCAACTCAACGCCACTGTCGTCGTCACCGGCAGCGCCCAGGAGTCGCAGCTTGTGGACCGCCTGTGGCAACTCTGCCAACAGAAACCTTTCCGGTTGGATGGCCGTACAAGTCTCAAAGAACTGGCAGCCCTGTTGGGCGAAGCAGACCTGGTAGTGAGCAACAGCACTGGCCCCTTGCACTTGGCGGTGGCAGTTGGCACAGAGGTCATCGGCTTCTACTGCCGCATTAGGGCGTGTGCTCCGGAGCGCTGGGGACCTTATGGTCGCCCCGACTCCGTGTTGACCCCGGAAGTAGAGCCATGCGAGCGCTGTACCGGTGCGCGTTGCCCTGATTGGGACTGCATGAGCAGCATCAGCGTGGAACAAGCCCTCGCCCTGGCGGCACGCAAAATGAATGAGCCTCACGCTCCGTAGAGAAAGGTCCACGATGCGACATTTTGCGCTCTCGCTATTTGCCTTCTTCCTCCTCTGGCATCCGCAAGTGGATACCACCGCGCGCAACCAGGTCCAACGCGTGCAGCCGGCGCAGGATACCCTTGCGACCCGCCTGGACACCTTGCAAACGCTCAAAGCCGACTCGCTTCT
This window harbors:
- a CDS encoding glycosyltransferase family 9 protein, with the protein product IRRCRVLVCNDSAPLHLGVAVGTPVVAVFGPTVTDFGFGPLGKGHVVIERELPCRPCAIHGGRKCPIGTHECMTGIAGEEVYRAVRRCWEEANEAGESFPSGKVSPWEDAPPE
- a CDS encoding threonylcarbamoyl-AMP synthase — its product is MGRCPARIVPVDPERPDMAIVSQAAGLIAAGGVVAYPTDTVYGLAADPYNEQAVEKIFAIKGRAAAKALTLILAGPEQLHALVAEIPKAAEILTEAFWPGPLTIVFPLAPQLHLPALRGSRTVAVRVPASALCRSLAHLCGGPITATSANLSGEPEPTHAAQVAAALGERLDLILDGGPSPLAVPSTLVDATAHPPVVLREGAIPAERIMAVLAEGRP
- a CDS encoding low molecular weight protein arginine phosphatase, which codes for MNKKLRILFVCSGNSCRSPMAQGMLRAKLPHNLSQRVTVKSAGTLGINGQPATALAIQVAREYGADLRNHLSQGLSEELTEWADLILVMERAHLEFIKKNYPAAAERTHLLRAYGRMSPVLNGDEDIPDPIGGSLATYRECAHLIATELDRILPLLTELVEAHEPGASGGVR
- a CDS encoding glycosyltransferase family 9 protein — protein: MSRTAQKRFLVVRTDRLGDLILSLPVLSALKQAYPGCVVGLLVAAQTAPLVEGHPDVDILLTDDPHTEHRGIRGWARLVGQLRMGRFDTAILLHPTLRLALALTAARIPQRLGTAYRAYSLLFTHRVPVHRKGVARHELDLNFDLLSPIAPRPAQVAFNIPVTEEARAHVRHLLAPLRSRHAGKLVVIHPGSGGSARDWPLEHFARLADELTRQLNATVVVTGSAQESQLVDRLWQLCQQKPFRLDGRTSLKELAALLGEADLVVSNSTGPLHLAVAVGTEVIGFYCRIRACAPERWGPYGRPDSVLTPEVEPCERCTGARCPDWDCMSSISVEQALALAARKMNEPHAP